The genomic interval GTCAACCCGATCAGCACAGCGATCCCGTACCAGGCGGAGGCGTGGTCGTAGAAAGCGGCGTAGGATTCCTCTCCGCCTGCAAGCGCACCCAGCCACCACAGCAGGACCCCGAGGCCCACGATCGCCATGCCGTCACCCGTGACGCGGTGGAGGATGGAGACCATCATGTGCGGTCCCCATTTCCATATTCCCAGATGCGGTGAGAGCGGGCGGTCGGCCATATTTTGTTCCATCCAAGGGTGGGTTCGCGCCCCAGATAGCGTTTTCGCGGACGAGGGCAAGCGGCGGCCCGCCCTTTCGCAGCGATGATCGGCCCGCTATGCCCCGGGCATGACCAATATTCTCGTCACGGGATCGAGCCGCGGTATCGGCAGGTCCATCGTCGAAAGCCTTCGCGCAAGGGGAGCGAACGTGGTGGGGCATGCGACCAGCGCGGTGGACGCGGACACGATCGCAGCCGACTTCGCCGACCCGCCCGCCCCGCAGATGCTCTGGCAACAGGCCGTCGACCGGATGGAGGGACGGATCGACGTGCTGGTTAACAATGCCGGTCTGTTCGAACAAAGTCCGCTCGATGCGAGCGACATCGAATGGCTCGACCGGTGGGAGGACACCTTGCGCATAAACCTCACCTCGGCGGCGCAACTCTCGCGCTTCGCGGTACGTCACTGGCGCGCGAGCGGACGGGGCGGGCGGATCGTCCATGTCGCCAGCCGCGCCGGGCATCGCGGCGATTCCCCGTCGCACTGGCACTACGCGGCGGCGAAGGCCGGGATGCTTGCGATGCACAAGACCATCGCGCGCGGTTACGGCAGCGACAATATCCTCAGCTTCGCCATAGCGCCGGGCTTTACCGACACGGCGATGGCGGGTGACTACCTGGCCAGCCGGGGCGGGCCGGGCCTGCTGGCGGACATCCCGCTGGGCCGGGTCGCGGAACCGGAGGAGATCGCCGAAATCGTGACTTTCTGTGCGCTCGACGCGCCGGCTAGCATGACCGGCGCGACCATCGACGCCAATGGTGCCAGTCATGTCCGGTAGGAGCCGGATCGCCGGATGCCGGTTCCCTCTCCCCGAAACGCCCCGATGAGCGCGCAATCGGGCGCGCCGGGCCGGTGGGCCTGCCTCTCCTTGTTCGCGATAGCCCTGGGCCTGTCGTCCTGCGTTGCCCCGCAAGGGCCGCCGCAAAAGGTAAGTTCCGCCGTGGTGGATCGCGCGCGCGATCTTGCGGCGACTCCGGCGGACTGGGCCGCGGCCTGCGGTGACTGGGACGACTGGGACCAGCGCGCCCCGGCCTTCCGCGTCTTCGGCAATACCTATCACGTTGGGACTTGCGGCATCAGCGCACTGCTCGTTGCCGGACCCGAGGGGCATGTGCTGATCGATACCGGAACGCGGCAGGGATCGGTCGGTGTGCTGGAGAACATTCGCAATCTCGGTTTCGCGCCGGAAAACGTCGTCGCGGTGCTGACGAGTCACGAACATTTCGATCACGTCGGCGGCCTGTGGTGGGTGAACCGCAATACGGGCGCGCGCGTCGTGACCTCGCCGAAGGCCGCCCCGGTCCTCGCGTCGGGCCAGGCGAGCCCGGACGATCCGCAATCCGGCCGCAATCCCCCGATGCGAGCAATTCCGGCCGACCTGATCGATACCGTCACGCCCGGTCACCCGGTCACGCTTGCGGGAATGGCCTTCACGCCCATAGCCTCCCCCGGTCATACGTCCGGGGCGCTCAGCTGGCAGTGGGAAAGCTGCGAAGGGTCCGACTGCCGCACCATCGTGTTTGCCGACAGTCTCACCCCGGTGAGCCGTGACGATTACCGGTTTGCGGATCACCCGGCCTATCTGCGCGCATACCGGGACAGTATCGCGCGGATTGCTGCTCTCGAATGCGACATCCTGTTGACGCCGCATCCCTCGGCCAGCCGCATGCGGGACAAGGCGCTCGCGGGGGAATTCGCCAGCGAACCAAAATGCGGGCGCTATGCGCAAACCGTGCTAGGGCAACTGCAAACGCGACTGACGGGGGAGGCGCGCGAATGAGCTGGAAACTGTCGGCGGTCGCCACCAGGGAGGTAGTCGAGGGGGCGCTGGCGCGGCAGGACGAAATGCAAGGCTGGGACGATACCACCGTCCTGGCGGGGTTCGAGGTCGATCCGGACGAACCCGATTGCTGGCGTCTCGATGCCTATACGGCAACGAAGCCTACCGAGGCGGATCGCGAGGCCGTACGCGCGCTTTTTTCCGCGGATCCTCCGCCGCTGATCGCAGAAGCCTTGCCCGAAAGCGATTGGGTCAGCGAAAGCCAGAGGGGCGTCGACCCGATCACCGCGGGGCGTTTCCGCGTGCGTACCCCCGAGCACCGCCCGGCCGACGACCCCGCGTTCGTGGAGTTCTGCATCCCCGCCGCGCAGGCATTCGGCACCGGACAGCATGCCACCACCGCTGGGTGCCTGGCCATGCTGGATGTCATGGCACGGCAGGGGGTCAGTCCGCGCACGGTTGCCGATATCGGAACCGGCACCGGCCTTCTCGCCTTTGCCGCCATGGCCCTGTGGCCCCACGGTCGCTTTACCGCGAGCGATATCGACCCGGTATGCGATCAGGCGGTTGTCGCCAATGCGGCGCTCAATGGAATTGATCTGGGGGATAAGCGGGGCGAACTGACGATGCTCGTCGCCGATGGATTGGCCGACGAGAGGCTTGCGCGGCGCGCGCCGTTCGATCTTCTCATCGCCAATATCCTGGCAGGTCCGCTTATCGATCTCGCTCCGGATTTCGCCGAGGCCGTGAACCCCCGCGGCAGCATCGTACTCGCCGGATTGCTCCGCACGCAGGATGCGGCGGTCCGCTCCGCCTATCGCCGCGTCGGATTCCGCTTGCAGAAGCGTATCCTTCGTGGCGACTGGTCGGTCCTGTGGCTGAGACACCGCTTCGTGGGGCAGGTCCGCTGACGAGGACGAGCGCGCCGAAGGGGCGCGGCGTTTCCTGGTGGGAAACTTGATAAAGGTTTGGAAAAAACTTCTTGAATACAATGCTGTAGTCCTGAAGGACTCCGTTGCAAGAGCAAGTGGCCAGCCGCGGTCGGCCGGTCGATACATTGCGATGGGACCGAACCTTTGAGCCATGATCGCATCGAGCGCAGACACGACATCGCCATCGTCGGACGGCTTCGAACCACAACCGGTGCGCGCGACGTAACCATTCTCGACATTTCCGAACGCGGTTGCCGCATTCGCGACCGCATGGGCAGGCTGCCCGAAAACACTTCCGTAACGATCAAGATTGGTCCGATCGGCCCGGTCGATTCGGTGGCTCGCTGGCGCGAGGGCGAGCTGGTCGGCCTACGGTTCGACCGTCCGCTCTACCCGGCTGTGATGGAACACATCCGTCAGCACTTCGACCTGCGCATCCTGGGAAAGGGGGATATCGACCGAAGCCCGTAGCTAGCGCGCGTCTGCGCCCGCTTGCGCGACGATCTCTGCCCAGCGCGCTTCGTCGATCACTTCAATACCCAGCTCCCCGGCCTTTTTCAGTTTCGAACCGGCCCCCGGTCCCGCCACCAGCAGATCGGTCCTGGCGCTGATTGAACCCGACGCCTTCGCCCCCAACCGTTCGGCCTGCGCCTTGGCCTCGTCACGGCTCATCGTCTCAAGTCTGCCGGTGAACACCACCGTCTTTCCCGCCACCGCGCTGTCGACCTGCTCGACTTCGTAACGCGGCACGTCGAGTTCGCCGAGAAGATCGTCCCAGAGCGCACGGTTGTGCTCCTCGTGGAAGAAGTCGCCCAATGCGTTCACAACTGCCGGACCGACGCCGTCGATGGATGTGAGCGCGAGCGCCGCGTCCTCGTCACCCGCACGCGCTTTTTCCGCCGCGTCGCGCAGTGCCGGAAGGGTGTGCAAGTGCGTCATCAGATCACGCGAGGTGACGCTGCCGACATGCCGGATGCCGAGACCGAACAGCAGCCGGGCGGCATCGGGTGAGCGCCGCTTTTCCACCGAAGCCAACAGGTTGTCCACAGACTTGTCCTGCCACCCCTCGAGTGCGAGAATCTCGTCGCGATGGTCGCGTAGTCGAAAGATGTCGGCAGGCCCGTTGCCGAGCCAGCCCTGGTCCAGGAACTCGGCGATCGTCTTCTCGCCCAACCCGTCGATATCGAGCGCTCCACGGCTGACGAAATGCTTGAGACGCTCGAACCGCTGCGCCCGGCAGATGAGACCGCCGGTGCATCGCACGTCGACTTCGCCCTCCTCGCTCACCGCCTCGCTCGCGCAGACCGGACAATGATCGGGAAAGACGAACGGCACGCGCTTTTCATCGCGCGTCAGGTTCTCGACAACCTGCGGAATGACGTCGCCGGCGCGCTGGATGACCACCCGGTCGCCGGGGCGCACACCCAACCGATCGATCTCGTCGCGATTGTGCAAGGTAACGTTGGTAACGGTGACGCCGCCGACCAGTACGGGCGAGAGCCGTCCAACAGGAGTAAGCTTGCCCGTTCGTCCGACTTGGATATCGATACTTTCCAGCGTCGTCTCCGCCCGCTCGGCAGGAAACTTGCGGGCAATGGCCCAGCGTGGTGCCCTGGCGACGAAGCCGAGCCGCTTCTGCCAATCCAGCCGGTCGACCTTGTAGACCACGCCGTCGATCTCGTAGCCCAGCCCCGCCCGCTCGTCCGCCAGCCGTTCGAAAGCAAGCAGCATTTCCTCAAGATCGACGCACCTTTTCAGATGCGCTGAGACCGGCAGCCCCCAGTCGGCAATGCGCCGCATGACGTCGGACTGGCTTTCGCCAGGGACCGCGCTCGCCGCTCCCCAGCCATGGGCGAAGAAGCGCAGCGGGCGCTGCGCGGTGACGCGCGCGTCCTTCTGCCGCAGCGAGCCTGCCGCCGCGTTTCGAGGATTGGCGAACAGCTTTTCGCCCGCCTCGTCCTGCGCCGCGTTCAAGGCGAGAAAATCCCGTTTCGCCATGTAGACTTCACCGCGCACTTCGAACAGTTCGGGCACGTTGCTCCCCCGAAGCCGCCGGGGGATGTCGCGAACATGGGCGACATTTGCCGTCACGTTCTCGCCCACCTGCCCGTCGCCTCGTGTGGCGGCGAGAACCAGTTCGCCCTTCTCGTAGCGTAGCGAGCAGGACAGGCCATCGATCTTGTCCTCCGCCGTGAAAGCGATGGCTTCCCCTTCGTCCAGCGAGAGGAACCGGCGGACCCGTGCGACGAACTCGGCCACTTCGTCGTTCGCAAAGGCATTGTCGAGGCTCATCATCCGCACCTCGTGCATCACCTTCGACAACGGCGAGGTGCCCACCTCGTGTCCGATCTCCTGCGACGGTGAGTCGGGCCGGACGAGGTGGGGGAAGGCCGCTTCAAGTTCAGCGTTCCGGCGCACGAGCGCGTCGTACTCCGCATCGCTGATTTCCGGTGCATCCTCCGCGTGATACATTCGGTTCGCGCGTCTGATCTGCTTCGCCAGCCGCATCAATTCGTTTGCGGCGTCGGCTTCTGAACCCACATTCGCCATCACTCGGCGATGACCCGCGAATCGCTGGAGAACGACCACCGCCCCCCGCTCCAATGCGCGCGGTGAAAGACCGTATCCGAACGGGTATCGCCGAAACGGTAGGAACTTATGGCGGAGCAGTCGACGGCGCTGTCGCAGCGGAAGCCGTTCAGCACGAACAGCATGGCAGGCTCGTCCGTGGCCTCGTCGCGGATACCCGAGGTGCGTTCGACGCAGCGCGGCAACGGGGCCAGTCCGGCGAACCGCTCCATCAGCGCTGCTTCGTCGTCCTCGGGCAGGCGCTCCGTTCCCGCCCCCGCCGCTTCGGCTACGCAGACGGTCGGCGGGTTGACGATGTCGGCTTCGAAATAGCTGGACAGGATATGCTCGAACATCGCCAGCTTCGGCCCAGCCTCATCCCGGGCGAGCGGAACGGGCCCGTCGGCCATCGCGGCTGGCCCGATCTGCCCCGCGCAACCGCCCGTCACGATGCCGATAGCGAACAGCGCGAAGGCTCTGAAAGCGAATGTCATGGCCCGTCTATGCCGCCATCGGCCCCGCGGGGGAAGCGGCTACATCTTTTCCTTCAGTCCTTTGCGGATCAGTATCCAGTTGGTGGGGTATGCCGTCAGAAAGCCCCCGAGCATTGCCACCTGCATGGCGAACCAGAACTCCGGCCGATCGACGGCTGCGGTCCCGCCATAGGCCTGCCGGAACCACACGAACTGCGCCAGCGCCATGACGCCGTACATGCCGACCTGCCAGGAGGTGATGGAAAGCGTATCCGCCTTGATCGCTTGCCAGATGCCCTCGCCTACCGAGACATCGCGCATCGGCTTGATGGTGAAGTACTGGAAGACGATGCCGATGGCGTAGGCAACGATGTAATCGAGAACCCAGATCGCCAGGATTTCCTCGGCGAACAGCCAGCGATAACCGAACCAGGTCGCGATCACCGGCACGGCGAAGGCACTCCATTCCGCGATGATGTCGCCCAGCGTGCACCCCGCCCCGCAATGCGACGCGCCCTTCGCAACCGATGCCCACATCGGCGGATCGCCCTCGGGCGCTTCTATACCCTTCCCTTTCTGCCGTCCGAACGACCAGTAGAGCCAGAGCCACAGTTATTGCCGAACAGGGCCGTCAGCGGCCAAACGAGGTTCATGATCCACATCTTCTGCGGATGGCGGATGACGTCCATCACGATCCATCCGGCGCAGAAGAACGCCATGAAAAGGGAAATCAGGGATAGAGTGTGAAGCCAGGCCGGAAAATCGTGGGCGTGCATGGTGAACCAATGCGGTCTGTCGCATCGCGGTTCCGCTACACCCCTTCGAGCAGCCTGCCCGCCTGCGCCCTGGCTTCCGGCGTCACCTCCGCGCCCGACAGCATGCGTGCGATTTCCTGCCGACGTCCTTCCTCGTCGAGCAACGTCACCGACGTCTTCGTGACCGTACCCTCGCTCGATTTGGCGATCAGGTACTGGCGACGGCCCCGCGCGGCGACTTGCGGGCTGTGCGTGACGGCGAGCAGCTGCCCGCCATCGGCAAGCCGCGCCAGCCGTTCGCCGATGGCGCTTGCAACGGCCCCGCCCACGCCGCGGTCGATCTCGTCGAAGATGACCGTCGCCGCACCGCCCTGCTCGGCCAGCGCCACCTTCAGCGCCAGGATGAAGCGCGACAATTCGCCGCCGCTGGCGATCTTGGCGAGGGGGGCGAAGTCCGCACCCGGATTGGTGGCGATGAGAAATTCGACGGCGTCCATCCCCTGCGGCCCCCAGCGGTCTTCCGGCAGGGCCGCCACCGCTGTCCTGAACCGCGCCGCGTCGAGCTTGAGTGGCGCGAGTTCGGCGGCCACCGCCGCGTCGAGTTGCAGCGCGGCGGCAACGCGGCTCGCATGGAGCGCCTCCGCGCGGGCGCGATAGGCCGAACCGGCCTGCTCGGCAGCCTGGCGCAGTTCCGCAAGGCCCGCCTCCCCATGCTCGATCGCGTCGAGCCGTTCGCGCAGGCCGCGCATCGTTTCGGGCAGATCGTCGACCTGGACACCGTGCTTGCGGGCCAGCGCGCGCAGTTCGAACAGGCGCGTTTCGATCCGGTCGAGTTCCGCCGGATCATGCGTCATCGCCTCCGCCGCCGCCTCCAGCTTCTCCTCGGCCTCGCCCGCTTCGATGACCGCCCTGTCGAGCGCGGCGAGCGCCTCGGCGAGCAGGGGGTGCTCGGGTGCGATGCGGTCCAGCTTGCGCGCCGCCCCGCGAAGGCGGGCCAATGGCGAATCCGATCCGTCCCAGACGAGCCGCAACTCTTCGAGATCGCCCGCCAGCCTCTCGCCCTTCTGCATGTCGGTGCGGGCATTGGCGAGGTGTTCTTCCTCCCCCGCTGCGGGTTCGATCGCGGCGAGTTCGGCAAGATGCGCCAGCAGCAGATCCTGATCGGCCCGCGCCTGTTCGATCGCGCCTTCCGCGTCCGCCAGCGCATCGCGCGCCTGCCGCCAGCCGGTCCACGCGTCAGCCACCCCCGCCGTATCCGCGTCGGCGTAGCGATCCAGCAAAGCGCGGTGGCCCCGTGGATTCACCAGTCCGCGGTCATCGTGCTGGCCGTGCAGTTCCACAAGCGAGCCCGACATTGCGCGCAGCAGCGCCACGCCCACCGGCTGGTCGTTCACGAATGCCTTGGATCCGCCGTCGGCCCTGACCTGCCGGCGCACGATCAGCGGTTCACCCGGTTCGATCTCGACCCCGGCATCCCCGAGGACTTCCGCAAGCGGCGCGGGCAGGTGTGGAAATTCGAACGTGGCGATGACGCTCGCCCGGTCCTCCCCGACGCGCACAAGCGCGCTGTCCGCCCGGTTGCCGAGAACCAGACCGAGCGCATCCAGCAAAATGGATTTCCCGGCCCCCGTTTCGCCCGTCAGCACGCCCAGTCCCGCGTCGAATCCCAGATCGAGCGCCTCGATCAGCACGATGTTCCGGATGGCGAGCGAGGTCAGCATGGCGTCGATTCAGGCTCTTACGGCTCGGTTTGTCGCGGCGCAACGATAGCCCGTCGCTCAATACTGGACCTAAAAGGAAATATTAATCAGTTTTTGCGGTAATCGGGTAGCAATCAGGAGGGTCGGGAACACCATGTCGGTGCTCACCATAAGATCACACAGACGATATGCCATGCGCTTGCCGGTCGAAGTCGAACGCGACGGCGGATCCAATACCAGTGGTCTGCTGATCGAACTGTCGCAACAGGGCGCGCGCATCAGCAATCTGCGCGATGCGGATTACGTCGCCGGCGAGCAGGTCTGGATCCAGACGGCCGACGATACCGCGCTGGAGGGAACCGTTCGCTGGGCGCATGACGGCCTGGCGGGTGTCCGGCTCAACCGGTCGCTGCACCTTCCGGAATTGCGCGATCTGCTCGAAGCCAACCGGCGCGAAGTCGAATCGGTGGAACTGCAATACGGCACCTGAGCCGCGCCGGCCGCCCGCGTTGCAGCCGCGCCGCGGTTGCCAGGGCGGCGGTTTGCCGGTCGATCAGCCCCCGGCCGCAACGGTTTGCGGGGCGTGGTCCTGCATCAGTTCGTAGGCGCGGTCGTACCACTCGTTCCCCGGGTAGTTCGCCCCCAAGACGGCGGCATAGCGCTGCGCTTCCTGCGGCACGCCCAGTTGCAGACTGGTCTCGGTCAGCCGGTAGAGCGCCTCGGGAATATGGCTGGTGGTCTGGTAATCCTCGACCACGTTCTGAAAGCGCAATTGCGCGGCCAGCCACTGACCGGTCCTTTCGTAAAACCGGCCGACTTCCATTTCCTTGCCCGCCAGGTGATCGTTGACGAGATCGATCTTGAGCCTCGCGTCAGCGGCGTAGGGGCTGCGCGGGAAGCGGCGGTTGACCTCGTTCAGCGCGGACAAGGCCTGCCGCGTGATGGCCTGGTCGCGTTCGACGTCGCTGATCTGCTCGTAATAGCTGATGGCGATAAGGTAATAGGCATAGGGCGCGTCCCGATTGCCCGGGTGAATCGACAGGAAGCGCGTCGCGGACTGGATCGCACTCGTGTAATCGCGCGCGGCGTAGTAACTGAAGGCGCTCATCAACTGCGCGCGGCGCGCCCACGGGGAATACGGGTGCTGGCGCTCGACTTCGTCGAACAGGGCGGCCGCGACCTTGAGATCACCCTTGTCGAGCCTGTCCTTGGCCGCGGTGTAGAGCGATTCCACGTCCCGCGCGACATAGGCGACGTCGGCATTCGCACTAGGTCGACTACCCCCGCCGCATCCGGCGAGGAGGGCCGCGGAAACCGCGCAGCCAAGCGCGGCACGAAGGGCTTTGTTCGTGATCATGGGTCAGCGCTATAGCTACGCGTGCGCTGAACGCCAAGTGAAGTGCGCAGCGATCCACCGCGCGATCCACGCGGGCTGTCCGCGCCCCTGTCGGGTGGCGCCGCGACACTGATCGACGTGCATGATCCCCTCGCAGATGGAGGTTACCGCCTGCCGATCGGCGACTGCCTTTAATCGACTGGCATGCTCACCCACTGCTCTATCAAGGTAATACAGTGGTGGGACGAGAAGGACGGAGAAAGACCATGACCCGCAGCCTGATTGCCACCGCCACTCTTGCCGCCCTGCTCTGCGTCGGCACCTCGCCGGCCGTTGCGCGCGCGAACGAGACCGGATTGCGCAGCGTCGCGGTCTATACCGCGGATCTCGATATTGGCACCGCGAAAGATCAGCGGCGCCTGAGGCAACGTGTCGCACGCACTGCCCGCGACGTGTGCGGAATGAACGTCCAGGTGCCTGGCACGACCCTGCCGACGGCGCAGGCCAGGCGCTGCTACTTCGATAACCTGCGCAAGGTCGACCGGCACATCGCGCAGGGCGCGGAGCGACGGGCGCAGTTCGCCTCGTCCAGACGCGACTGATCGATCCGGCGGGCCGGGCGCGCCTCCGATCAGCGGGAGCGTCCGGCCGGCCGGCCACTGGTGCCAGCGGCCCGGTTTTCCTATAGGCGTGTGCGATGACCAGATCGCTGTTTCGCCTCAACCCCGATCTCGACCGGGAAACGCTGGCCCGGGACTTCGCCCGCGACCGGCGGCTGCAGATCTCCGATATCCTTACCGACGAGACTGCACGAGAACTCAGAGCCATCATGATGGAGGCAACGCCCTGGGGGATCGCCGTCCAGGCCGGCGCCGATGCAGAACCCCGCTCATGGCCGGCCGACCAGCTGCGCGATCGCGCGGTCGGCAACGAGGTTGTCGAAATGGTCAGGCGGACCGACAAGGCCGCGGCGGAGCGCGATTACGCCTTCCGCTCCCACCGGTATTCGCTGGTCGAGGCGGTACAGAAGGGATGGGATCCGGGGGGGCCCTACGAAATCCTTCTTGAGCATCTCAACGCGCCCGATTTCCTCGGGCTGATGCGCGAGGTGACGGGTATCGCAGAGCTGGCGAAGGCGGATGGCAATGCCAGTTGCTTCGGCCCCCAGCACTTCCTCGGACGGCATCAGGACAGTCACGTCGGTGAAGGCTGGCGCATCGCCTACGTCCTCAACATGACGATCGACGACTGGTATCCGGACTGGGGCGGCTACCTCGTCTTCTTCGACGACAACGGCGATATGAAGAAGGGTTACATGCCCTGTTTCAACACGCTGAACCTGTTTGCCGTGCCGCAGGCCCACGCGGTCACCTATGTCCCGCCTTTCGCGCCGAGAGGGCGGTACGCGATCAGCGGCTGGTTGCGCGACCGGTGACGACTGCCCCCGACGACTACCGCGTTCGCGCGCAGCGTCTGGCGCAGGCGGGGGATCGGCACGGCGCGCTCGAGGTGATGGCGCGGGGCGTTCAACAGCACCCCCGAGACGCCGCGATGGCCAACAGCGCGGGAAATGCAGCCATGCGGGCCGGGGCGTTCGAACGGGCGGAAGGCTTCTTCGCTCGCGCGTGCGATCTTGCTCGCGGCCATGTCGAATATGCGGTCAACCGGGCGATTGCGCTTGGTCGGCTGGAGCGGAACCGCGAAGCGCTGACCATTCTTTCTGCGATCGAAGGGCACGCCGCCAGGGATGCCCGCTATTGTTCAAC from Aurantiacibacter spongiae carries:
- the sdhC gene encoding succinate dehydrogenase, cytochrome b556 subunit, producing the protein MADRPLSPHLGIWKWGPHMMVSILHRVTGDGMAIVGLGVLLWWLGALAGGEESYAAFYDHASAWYGIAVLIGLTWAFFNHASSGIRHFVLDLGAGYELDTNRAFSWVSMASGVILSVIFWAAILLL
- a CDS encoding SDR family NAD(P)-dependent oxidoreductase; the encoded protein is MTNILVTGSSRGIGRSIVESLRARGANVVGHATSAVDADTIAADFADPPAPQMLWQQAVDRMEGRIDVLVNNAGLFEQSPLDASDIEWLDRWEDTLRINLTSAAQLSRFAVRHWRASGRGGRIVHVASRAGHRGDSPSHWHYAAAKAGMLAMHKTIARGYGSDNILSFAIAPGFTDTAMAGDYLASRGGPGLLADIPLGRVAEPEEIAEIVTFCALDAPASMTGATIDANGASHVR
- a CDS encoding MBL fold metallo-hydrolase, which codes for MSAQSGAPGRWACLSLFAIALGLSSCVAPQGPPQKVSSAVVDRARDLAATPADWAAACGDWDDWDQRAPAFRVFGNTYHVGTCGISALLVAGPEGHVLIDTGTRQGSVGVLENIRNLGFAPENVVAVLTSHEHFDHVGGLWWVNRNTGARVVTSPKAAPVLASGQASPDDPQSGRNPPMRAIPADLIDTVTPGHPVTLAGMAFTPIASPGHTSGALSWQWESCEGSDCRTIVFADSLTPVSRDDYRFADHPAYLRAYRDSIARIAALECDILLTPHPSASRMRDKALAGEFASEPKCGRYAQTVLGQLQTRLTGEARE
- a CDS encoding 50S ribosomal protein L11 methyltransferase, whose protein sequence is MSWKLSAVATREVVEGALARQDEMQGWDDTTVLAGFEVDPDEPDCWRLDAYTATKPTEADREAVRALFSADPPPLIAEALPESDWVSESQRGVDPITAGRFRVRTPEHRPADDPAFVEFCIPAAQAFGTGQHATTAGCLAMLDVMARQGVSPRTVADIGTGTGLLAFAAMALWPHGRFTASDIDPVCDQAVVANAALNGIDLGDKRGELTMLVADGLADERLARRAPFDLLIANILAGPLIDLAPDFAEAVNPRGSIVLAGLLRTQDAAVRSAYRRVGFRLQKRILRGDWSVLWLRHRFVGQVR
- a CDS encoding PilZ domain-containing protein, translated to MSHDRIERRHDIAIVGRLRTTTGARDVTILDISERGCRIRDRMGRLPENTSVTIKIGPIGPVDSVARWREGELVGLRFDRPLYPAVMEHIRQHFDLRILGKGDIDRSP
- the ligA gene encoding NAD-dependent DNA ligase LigA, producing MANVGSEADAANELMRLAKQIRRANRMYHAEDAPEISDAEYDALVRRNAELEAAFPHLVRPDSPSQEIGHEVGTSPLSKVMHEVRMMSLDNAFANDEVAEFVARVRRFLSLDEGEAIAFTAEDKIDGLSCSLRYEKGELVLAATRGDGQVGENVTANVAHVRDIPRRLRGSNVPELFEVRGEVYMAKRDFLALNAAQDEAGEKLFANPRNAAAGSLRQKDARVTAQRPLRFFAHGWGAASAVPGESQSDVMRRIADWGLPVSAHLKRCVDLEEMLLAFERLADERAGLGYEIDGVVYKVDRLDWQKRLGFVARAPRWAIARKFPAERAETTLESIDIQVGRTGKLTPVGRLSPVLVGGVTVTNVTLHNRDEIDRLGVRPGDRVVIQRAGDVIPQVVENLTRDEKRVPFVFPDHCPVCASEAVSEEGEVDVRCTGGLICRAQRFERLKHFVSRGALDIDGLGEKTIAEFLDQGWLGNGPADIFRLRDHRDEILALEGWQDKSVDNLLASVEKRRSPDAARLLFGLGIRHVGSVTSRDLMTHLHTLPALRDAAEKARAGDEDAALALTSIDGVGPAVVNALGDFFHEEHNRALWDDLLGELDVPRYEVEQVDSAVAGKTVVFTGRLETMSRDEAKAQAERLGAKASGSISARTDLLVAGPGAGSKLKKAGELGIEVIDEARWAEIVAQAGADAR
- a CDS encoding DUF4396 domain-containing protein; the protein is MWASVAKGASHCGAGCTLGDIIAEWSAFAVPVIATWFGYRWLFAEEILAIWVLDYIVAYAIGIVFQYFTIKPMRDVSVGEGIWQAIKADTLSITSWQVGMYGVMALAQFVWFRQAYGGTAAVDRPEFWFAMQVAMLGGFLTAYPTNWILIRKGLKEKM
- the recN gene encoding DNA repair protein RecN encodes the protein MLTSLAIRNIVLIEALDLGFDAGLGVLTGETGAGKSILLDALGLVLGNRADSALVRVGEDRASVIATFEFPHLPAPLAEVLGDAGVEIEPGEPLIVRRQVRADGGSKAFVNDQPVGVALLRAMSGSLVELHGQHDDRGLVNPRGHRALLDRYADADTAGVADAWTGWRQARDALADAEGAIEQARADQDLLLAHLAELAAIEPAAGEEEHLANARTDMQKGERLAGDLEELRLVWDGSDSPLARLRGAARKLDRIAPEHPLLAEALAALDRAVIEAGEAEEKLEAAAEAMTHDPAELDRIETRLFELRALARKHGVQVDDLPETMRGLRERLDAIEHGEAGLAELRQAAEQAGSAYRARAEALHASRVAAALQLDAAVAAELAPLKLDAARFRTAVAALPEDRWGPQGMDAVEFLIATNPGADFAPLAKIASGGELSRFILALKVALAEQGGAATVIFDEIDRGVGGAVASAIGERLARLADGGQLLAVTHSPQVAARGRRQYLIAKSSEGTVTKTSVTLLDEEGRRQEIARMLSGAEVTPEARAQAGRLLEGV
- a CDS encoding PilZ domain-containing protein, coding for MSVLTIRSHRRYAMRLPVEVERDGGSNTSGLLIELSQQGARISNLRDADYVAGEQVWIQTADDTALEGTVRWAHDGLAGVRLNRSLHLPELRDLLEANRREVESVELQYGT
- a CDS encoding outer membrane protein assembly factor BamD — encoded protein: MITNKALRAALGCAVSAALLAGCGGGSRPSANADVAYVARDVESLYTAAKDRLDKGDLKVAAALFDEVERQHPYSPWARRAQLMSAFSYYAARDYTSAIQSATRFLSIHPGNRDAPYAYYLIAISYYEQISDVERDQAITRQALSALNEVNRRFPRSPYAADARLKIDLVNDHLAGKEMEVGRFYERTGQWLAAQLRFQNVVEDYQTTSHIPEALYRLTETSLQLGVPQEAQRYAAVLGANYPGNEWYDRAYELMQDHAPQTVAAGG
- a CDS encoding UrcA family protein; translation: MTRSLIATATLAALLCVGTSPAVARANETGLRSVAVYTADLDIGTAKDQRRLRQRVARTARDVCGMNVQVPGTTLPTAQARRCYFDNLRKVDRHIAQGAERRAQFASSRRD
- a CDS encoding 2OG-Fe(II) oxygenase, yielding MTRSLFRLNPDLDRETLARDFARDRRLQISDILTDETARELRAIMMEATPWGIAVQAGADAEPRSWPADQLRDRAVGNEVVEMVRRTDKAAAERDYAFRSHRYSLVEAVQKGWDPGGPYEILLEHLNAPDFLGLMREVTGIAELAKADGNASCFGPQHFLGRHQDSHVGEGWRIAYVLNMTIDDWYPDWGGYLVFFDDNGDMKKGYMPCFNTLNLFAVPQAHAVTYVPPFAPRGRYAISGWLRDR